In Nicotiana tabacum cultivar K326 chromosome 17, ASM71507v2, whole genome shotgun sequence, one DNA window encodes the following:
- the LOC142172172 gene encoding uncharacterized protein LOC142172172 has product MVEDSELWDVICDGPFVPTKNLGDPTIAIPKTRKEFNDADRKAVEKNFLAKKILICGIGPDEYNRISACQSTKEIWEALQTAHEGTTQVKKSKIDMLTTEYELFRMKDDESIQDMHTRFTSIINEHHSLGETISRNKLDRKILSVLPSS; this is encoded by the coding sequence ATGGTTGAAGATTCAGAGCTATGGGATGTTATCTGTGATGGACCCTTTGTTCCTACCAAAAATCTTGGCGACCCAACTATAGCCATTCCCAAGACGAGGAAGGAATTCAATGACGCTGATCGAAAGGCCGTAGAAAAGAATTTTCTTGCGAAGAAAATTCTTATTTGTGGCATTGGTCCTGATGAATACAACAGGATATCGGCATGTCAGTCAACCAAGGAAATCTGGGAAGCTCTTCAGACAGCTCACGAAGGAACAACACAGGTTAAGAAatccaagatcgacatgctcacaactgaatacgagctcttcaggatgaaagATGATGAATCCATCCAAGATATGCATACTCGATTCACCTCCATCATTAATGAGCATCactctcttggtgaaactatttcaAGAAATAAGCTTGACAGGAAAATCCTTAGTGTACTGCCCAGTTCTTAG
- the LOC142172173 gene encoding uncharacterized protein LOC142172173, whose product MEPQENSTGKFYSNNIAAKVDCPYFEEGDPRSWLRKCERYFHYNRIIDPQQKLDTAVLHLNGRTESWFFSYQLSRGMVRWPDFVDEICKRFNDSDNSHLNLIEKFKRIEQKGTVIEYLEKFEDLKAWVLIKHPTIPEEFFLGFFIDGLKEEIRHIVKMLDPFSLSQAVEKARHKEELLDSISRKNRGGAGRQSTQYNAYIGAAGGRTSGNIQKESYSNSNISGNKLFEARKARGEWYRCGEKYFSGHQCKDKQLNILHGTTDQDTVEESQRIEEIEEVENDQGEIIYEAISLNALSGTVTSNTIKLKGMYGKQKLIVLGCVIKEDAPMRVTAGNGSHLMSYHSCPSFKWKIHGIEFEHKLRLLDVGGCDMVLGVDWIRKHNPVLFDFIGYRLQVSVNGKRVELKGFSEEGQLQAMTASGVKQLLKKGQVIWAHLFSISAKEVKVTAELPEEIRLVLQGFLKVFAEPKTLPPRKDHDYSIPLKPNAAPVSIRPYRYNYFQKNEIEKQVNEMLTNGIIQPSHSPILFTSTFS is encoded by the exons ATGGAGCCACAGGAGAATTCAACTGGAAAATTCTACTCGAACAATATTGCTGCTAAGGTGGACTGCCCTTACTTCGAAGAGGGAGATCCCAGATCTTGGCTGCGAAAATGTGAAAGGTATTTCCATTATAATCGTATAATTGACCCACAACAAAAATTAGACACTGCAGTTCTTCACTTAAATGGGAGGACTGAGTCTTGGTTTTTCTCTTATCAATTGAGTAGAGGTATGGTGAGATGGCCAGATTTTGTTGATGAAATTTGTAAAAGATTTAATGATTCTGATAATAGTCATCTAAATCTAATAGAAAAATTTAAGAGAATTGAGCAAAAAGGAACTGTGATTGAATATTTAGAGaagtttgaagatttgaaggcttGGGTACTAATTAAACACCCAACCATTCCGGAAGAATTCTTTCTAGGATTTTTCATTGATGGCcttaaggaagaaatcaggcataTAGTCAAAATGCTTGATCCATTTTCCCTAAGTCAAGCTGTAGAAAAGGCTAGACATAAGGAAGAATTGTTGGATTCAATAAGTAGAAAGAATAGAGGGGGTGCAGGAAGGCAGTCAACTCAGTACAATGCATACATTGGAGCAGCAGGGGGTAGAACATCTGGGAATATACAAAAAGAGAGTTATTCTAATTCCAACATCTCTGGTAATAAGTTGTTTGAAGCAAGAAAAGCCAGGGGTGAATGGTATAGATGTGGAGAGAAGTACTTCTCAGGTCATCAATGCAAGGATAAGCAGTTGAACATCTTGCATGGTACTACTGATCAGGATACAGTAGAGGAAAGTCAAAGaatagaagaaatagaagaagttGAAAATGATCAAGGGGAGATAATTTATGAGGCCATAAGCCTCAATGCCTTATCAGGAACTGTAACCTCTAATACCATCAAGTTGAAAGGGATGTATGGCAAGCAGAAGCTGATAGTG TTGGGGTGTGTAATTAAGGAAGATGCACCTATGAGGGTTACTGCAGGTAATGGCAGTCATCTGATGAGTTATCATTCATGTCCTTCATTCAAATGGAAGATACATGGAATTGAATTTGAGCACAAACTCAGGTTGTTGGATGTTGGAGGGTGTGACATGGTGTTGGGAGTAGACTGGATAAGGAAACACAATCCAGTCTTATTTGACTTTATTGGCTATAGACTCCAAGTGAGTGTCAATGGTAAAAGAGTGGAATTGAAGGGGTTTTCTGAAGAAGGCCAACTACAGGCCATGACTGCTTCTGGGGTTAAACAATTGTTGAAAAAGGGTCAAGTGATTTGGGCACATTTATTTTCAATCTCAGCTAAGGAAGTAAAAGTTACAGCAGAATTGCCTGAAGAGATCAGATTAGTGCTCCAGGGCTTTCTCAAGGTGTTTGCAGAGCCAAAGACCTTACCACCAAGGAAGGACCATGATTACTCCATTCCCCTCAAGCCTAATGCAGCACCAGTAAGTATTAGACCCTATAGATATAACTATTTTCAAAAGAATGAAATAGAGAAGCAAGTTAATGAAATGTTGACAAATGGAATTATCCAGCCTAGTCATTCCCCCATTCTTTTCACCAGTACTTTTAgttaa